Genomic window (Cucumis sativus cultivar 9930 chromosome 2, Cucumber_9930_V3, whole genome shotgun sequence):
acctCTATTTGAGGAGaaagttctatttttttatttgattttaccataaacaaaatatcaagCTTATGCATATCTCTATATTATATACTTGAAATATGTCCAAAGAAAAATCAGGTTTTCACAATATAGTTTCCCTTgatcaaattttcaaactttattcatttccaTGCCAAAGTGTGGATGAGTGAATAAAACAAAGTTTcacattttctattaattattttgcacaTTGTTCATATAAGAGATGAGTTGGAAGACTTTGATAACcacaatttaattatattgagCTCCACTTTTTCCTAACTTCTGATTATTAACATAAGTTTTCTTGCaatgtttttttaacttgCAAATTGTTATAACTTACTCATTTTTACAACTCAATTGCAAAATATTACTACTGAACAATTCAATATTAGTACTGAcaattcaatacaaaaaaataatttatagatataacaaaatttaaatcgcTCTGGAGTATCAATTTAGAGAATTATAGtactaaacaataaaaatttcaaacatcaaatatttttgtcatccTAGTATAGTGTTGTTAGCCGAGTTTTATGGATGACGTCAAAGACATTGTTAAAAGTATTACTACTTGACAGACGAAATATTATGCCAAATATCTTTTCCATATCTATAAGCATGAATTGCATATTTTTGTATACTGTCttcctaattatttttttgtagtgTGAATATTTATTCGCtcctaaaatattttctcaaagCTAGGCATATTTATATTGTgctcttatttatttttagggTTAGATATCTCGTTAGACAAGTTTGTACATTGAACGCTTTGAGCTTAGGAGTTGTCTAAGTTTTGATCTTCATGCACTGATATTAAGTATATCTTTACGTAGGTCAAGGTTGAGTATAGATCTCAAAAGAGATTGTTGTTTTGATATAGTATTTAAAGAGACCTAAATATGGTGAAGATAAGGAGATCTCACTTTTAGAGGAGCCTAAGCATGTGGTATTGAGAAGATCTAGCACAAAGCTTGAAGAATCATTATTGTGATAGTGAGGAAGAGCTCAAACTTAAGAGAAGCCTGAGTTGGAACCGAAGAGGAGACTATACGTGAGTCATAGAAAATGAAGTCTATTGTTTAAGTACTTTTATtgtaattgctaaattttgtatatggtAAAGTTTCATTCTACCAGTACACTACCCTTAGACACGGGTGATTTTGTACCAAACtgatttatcaatatatttgtatctttatatttatgtttatataattCCCAATCTACCTTTGAATCTCAACACATAACTATAGAAAAAGAGAGTAATATCAGTTTTTGGATCACAAAAATGTGCCCATTGCAAACAATGAAGTCAGCACTAATTTCAATGACATAAAtaggaaatgaagaaaccaTATAGAACTTTGCATTGAATCACGAAACATAGAACAGAAGAACAAGagatcaaatgaagaaaagtagggaaaaaataaatttgagatgTCTTTTAAACTAGTAATGAAATTAAGATTTGTAATGAAAGATTGAGGTGAGAATGGGATTTAAAGCCCTAGTCTCTAGTCTCTAGTCTCTATCGTCATTCTTCTGCACCCACAACTGGTAGAGGAATGTTTAATGTGGTCGAAGATCGGATAGGCTACGCACGTAAAGGGAGGCCGACTGCACGGGAAATGCATGCATGCAGGTGGCATCAAGAAAGCCCCCACTAACCTCCATGCATATCTCACGTGATGCCAGGATGCATGACTAGACAAGCGTGTGCCTGTTGGCGAGGTGCATGAAAACACACCGGGTTGATACTACTCAGAGAAGACACACGCTACGTTGGTCAAAATtgaatgtaattttaaaatactagtAAAGAAAACACATGtttagaaacaattttttttttagttttcaattctttaagctgtttttaaaattagggGTAAAAAGATTGGGAAGTAAAAATTGTGAAGGGTAAAGACAACAatttttgataaaaacatgtttttgaaaaggaaaagcatACCATCCGTAAAACCAATCCcatctctttcaattttttagttatgtGTAGCGTGCCCTTCAACCTCAATGCCACAAAACACATTGGCAcctgaaaaaacaaacaaaaaaaatgggaCTAATTATGAAATGAGCAGCGGATTAAGAGGGTAATGAGAAACAAATGTGGCACCAAATATTAAAGTCACTTGCCCAACGGACTTCTTGACAGAATATGAAAGGATTTGGAATTGGATGCTATTCGGATACACAGAGACCCATTTGGAGGTTGAACCAATTCGGCAATGGAATGTCTTTCCGCCCAATGAGACTGCAAGGGACAAATTTGGAATAGTGAatatttattggttttgaaaaataataatttccctttttccttctctgtTTCTTATCTTTCCGCTGGGGGTTTGCTCCGATAGTTCAAGCAGAATGACATACCCATCTCACCTTCAGAATAAAATTCCCCATTGATTCCATAATGAATTTATGACAGTTAGCGCTTCGTTTCCCGTGGAAATCAATTCTGCAACGATGGTTTTCTCACCTCTATCTTCCTCCATAAACCCAGTaacctctttctctttcttccctcCATGTGCTATGCATTTagcacaatttttttaagctCGAGGTTTCCTCTACTAATGAAGCTTTTATTATTTGTCCAGAATCATCATTTTCGGTTTGGTCACAGTTGGAGTAGGACGCCTCAGAGAAGAAGGTCTTATTGTAGCATTCCTCAGGTTTGCGTCTTCCTCCTTTTCGCATTTGATTACTCTTTGGTGATCCTTGTTGAGTACAACGAATGTAGGGTAGAATTTTGGGGGGATGGTATGCTTTGCGTTGAAAATATCTGTGTGTTCCTCCTTGATCACTTAGCTAAGCTCTTGTTAGTGTATTGTATCCTTTAAGAATGTGTAGACATTAgttttctccttttattttcattccgTTAACTCTAATAGAAAATGATGGTGGGTGCTCGATACTCAAACTATGGTTCTCCAACAAGATATTTCATTTCTCTACTTCATGAACTGTGTGTTTTTGCTGCTGTTAAGAAATTGgcaatcaaatataaatagaaaacgTAAATagtataaatactttttacaCGATTCGTAGAGGGAGAGAGCAATTTTtaattggagagaaaaaaaaaaaaaattataattcaagAGGCATCAGTAGAGTTAGAGATAGAAAGTTTATATAGCACGTTcctctaaatttaaatttataaataactaaaataacataaattcaaaGACTCAAAGTATTCTAACAGTTGTTTTCAAAGCTCAAGATggacatttatttattgagaatGTCTATTTTCAGCTGAAGCTCAATTTGATAAGACTTATTTCCCCTGGTAACTCAAATCATTGTCCTAAATGTAAAGGATCTATTTGATATGTGCGTCTCTGCCAAGAAAATGTCAGATTAATGTTTTTCAAGAGTGAAACCTGATAGACCCCTAACATACATCAATATAGTAGAAGAGGGAAGAAACAGAGAGAGGCCACGGGTGGATGCACGtgcaaagaagaataagctgAGGAGTCTGTTACTTCATAAGTCGGTTAGTATAAATAAGCTTTAGAGGTAAGGAGGGAAAGGGAGTTAGTCAGTTGTGATATTAGGCTCGTGGTCTTCCTTGAAAGATAGGATagcagagagagagattgtCATTCAAATTGAGATCTTCTCAATTCGAGATTCTTGTATTTCGATTCTATATTCTAAGCAATAAACATACATTACTTAATATCAAGAGGAGTTCCATCAAAACCATCATgctatatatatgttaattctttcatttttcttgcaGGAAACGAACATTGTTGAGCCAAAGCACAATGAAGACAGGTCAAGGAAAAAACATCCCACCAAGAAAGTAATTAGAGAATCTTCAATCTCACAGGAAGGTAGTCCCCCTCCTCTAGTTAATGCATTGAAAGTTTCAGCTCAGCAAGATGCTGCTCGCTTTCACTTTCCTGGGCATAATAGAGGGAGAGCAGGGCCACCATCATTTACTCAGCTCATTGGTCTGAAACCATTTATGCATGATTTACCCGAGCTTCCAGAGCTGGACAACCTCTTTTGTCCAGAGGGTCCAATTTTAGAAGCACAGCAGCAAGCAGCAAAACTTTTTGGAGCATCAGAAACATGGTTCCTCGTTGGAGGAACCACATGTGGAATTCAGGCTGCAATTATGGCAACTTGCTCACCAGGGGATCATATAATTCTTCCGAGAAATTCTCATGTATCCGTCATATCCGCTTTGGTGTTATCCGGTGCAATTCCAAAATACATTATGCCTGTGTATGACTCCAATTGGGACATAGCTGGTGTGGTTACTCCATCACAGGCAAGTGAGTAACACTGGTTTTCAACTCATGGGTATAAACATGTCATGTAGtgcattaaaattttcaaaagactATTGCTTAGTAGTTACTACTCCTTATCTTAGCTTAGCAAGACCACTCGCAATTTATAACCCTCACTACTGCAAAACAGATAACTGTTggtttgatataatattaaatgatGCACAAGTAAGCTTTATTTAGTGAAGAAAATCTTTCCTCAACTTTAAACCTTCAATCTTTATTAAGACGATTAATACATTGTTAATCTATAGTGtgaaaaattttattgtattcaCAGATAGGTAGAGCAATCAAGGATTTAGAAGTTGAAGGTCAAAAAGCATCTGCAGTGTTTGTTACTTCACCCACTTATCATGGCATCTGCAGTAATCTGAGTAAGATTTCTCAGATATGTCATGTTAAGGGAATTCCCTTAATTGTTGATGAGGCTCATGGGGCACACTTCGGCTTTCAACCTCAGCTACCTCTTTCAGCACTCCAGCAAGGGGCTGACTTAGCCGCTCAATCGACTCACAAAGTTCTCTGCTCTCTTACTCAGTCATCAATGTTACACATGTCAGGGAATCTTGTAGACAGGGAAAGAGTTTGTAGATGTTTACAAACTCTTCAAAGCTCCAGTCCTAGTTATCTTCTTTTAGCTTCGTTAGATGCTGCCAGAGCTCAACTAAGTGATAATCCAGACAAGACTTTTAATAGGGCAATAGATCTTGCATATCAAGCAAAAAGCAAGATAAACAAGATTTCAGGTATCTCAATCCTCGAGTGTCCCATGTTGTCTAACTTCCCTGCTGTTGATCCATTAAGACTCACTATTGGTTTCCAACAACTTGGTATCTCTGGCTATGAAGCAGATGAAATACTGTACAAAAATCATAACATCGTTTGTGAACTTGTTGGGAACCAATCCATTACATTTGTCATTAACCTAGGAACATCGGAAGATGATATCGAGAGACTGGTTTCAGGTATTGAGGATGTGAGCTCTTTCGCATCAGTTCAGAGGATTGAAGGAAGAAGCAAACTAAGTGTTTCTGCACTCTTTCCTAATGTCAAAATCAGCTTGAACCCTAGAGATGCCTTCTTTGTgaagaaaaggagagagaacATTAAAGAATGTGTGGGAAAGGTGTGTGGAGAGTTAATATGTCCTTACCCTCCAGGAATACCAGTAATGATCCCAGGGGAGATTATATCTGAGGAAGTTGTTGATTATCTGTTGCATTTAAAAGGCAAAGGTGCCTCTATTAGTGGTGCATCTGATCCTAAATTATCTTCGCTACTTGTATGCAATGTGTAAGAGACTGCAAAACGATTTGTTGAGCCTCTGCTTGAATTGATTTCGATGATGGTTTGAGTAATTTGTAGCTGAAGGATATAAACAATGCGATGTGAagattgatgaagaaaaattgtgACGAGAATAAATCTTGTGGGAGTGAAGTCGGACTCTTATTATTAGTGTTGACATTTGGAGCTGTTCCAAGATTGATTATTGTTTGCAATGCCCATGTTTTCATCAAGTGACTGCAAACCTTACCTTTTAGATGCTGTAAGTAATCCAATTACTGTATAGTTGGATATATTattaactatgaacttttgtTAACAGTAACTTCAGCTGTTCCATTTTTGTAACCAAAAAGGCCAACATGAGTTATAACAGTAAActatagtttctttttttctttctttttttacaaacAAGCAACTAAAGGCCAACGTGAGTTATGACTTAACAACATATAACCATCCCATTTAAGTGGATGAAAGTTTGGAATGGCAACATCCATAAATAAGGACATAAGAAAACCACATATCCCTCAATATAtgtttcaaagtaaatttaacCATATGAAAATCACCCTCAAAAGGTGCtataaaatcatttcaaaatatcagCTGATAGGTGATTTTTGTCTAAACCATGGATcgaaaattatttcaaaaatagttatttaatttttttttcttttgtaaaatattgttggttaactattttgtaaaattattttttaaattctaaatattgaaACATGCAAAATTGTTAACAAATAAgcaattatatatgttttgaattttctttccatttctatTTTACATTCATTCTACTCATGCACATAAGAATTTAACagtgaaataaataaaaatagatatttatcACAGTAATTTAGTCAAAacaattatttctcaaatagaaaatagtaattatattttaacattttgaaaatcaatttcaaatatttgaaattcacGTTTTTAGAAGTGATTACTGAAGGAGGGAGTGTTTACACCATAATTTATCCATAGCTAAGGCTTCAAAGCTTTCCCCACCAACTGATAACCTAACTCACAGGATACCATTTCTAAATAACCAACGCAAACAAACGACAGAAGCCTACcattaaccaaaataaaccATGGGAATAACCACCAAATTTCTGGGAATAACGTCAAGTATCTACAAAATTCTGGTCACTGTGTTGAGATTGATGACTCGAGCTTAGAACAAACTACCAGAAAAAATAAGCTTGGAGGAAAGCCAAAGTAAGCCCACATTAGCATTCCCCAGTAGGACAGCAAACAAACCAACATCAGGTACACCCAAAGTCCAGAGGAAATGTAGGTAAAAACGAAATCTTAGTCTagaatcaacaaaaattatgCTCAATCTTTTCGAGGGAAAGAAAGCAAGCTTTACAGAATTAGTAACTATACTCAGAATTCAAACGAGAGAAAGATTTTGAGTAAAGAGGATGGATGAGACAGTAGAAGGCATTTATATGGGCTTCATCACAACTCAAAGAGGTGACAGGATAATTCCCAGTGAACAAAGACGGTATGTATGTTTGGTAgtgattttcaaaatcaatttggGGGTGATTTCCAGAATCACTTTAAACGTGCCATAAGACCCCTTAGGTTAGAAACAACCTGAACCTGTTAAACATTATAGCAGGAACCTACAGAAACAACTAACTCATAGACTAGATAGCATGATATACTAAGAACATGATACTCAGCCATTGCAATTTATTATCACAATTTAAAGCCAAGATTTAAATAATAGAACATAACGAAAGATAATAGAATCAAGTCATACAATGGTGACTAAATCCTTGATCAATTCCTATTAACttgaaagaagaggaaggaaaaacAGGCATTACAAAATGGGGCTTTTCATAGTACAACCCATATCAGTCTTGAGGGATCACGGATCAGATAGCGGaaataaaccctaaaaccgttcaattatttgaataaacaGACAATACTCAGAAAAAACGAAGCGTACCAAGATTCATACCGGTGAAGTAAATCAGATAtttgagaagaaataaaaaagaaaaaatagatcaaAACTTTCACCTCAAACTATTACATGTCTTCTGTAGTTCAAGCATGTGAACATTATACCCAAACTTACCTAAAATTTATACGCTAACTAGCCCCCAACAAAAACATCCATATAAAACAAACCCGATCCATGATGGAAGAAAGTAATCAAATCAAACGGGGCTGAGGAGTTGGGAGAGCTGAGGTTTAGGCTCGGAGTTCATGCCGATGATGATGACCAGAGGAATAAAGCCGTAGTGGGTGACGACCTTAGCTTTCTTTACGGCCCATGTAGTCCACTCCTTGAAGGCTTGAGTAGCGGATTTCTCCTCAGATGACTTAGATGAAGACTTGGAGCTTTTACCCTTGCTCCTAAGAGAAACCTTCGACGCCATTGATGGGAGAATTTGATCTCTGCAAAATGCTGGAACCTTCCTCTTGTTCTGGTTGATTTGAGCGAATGAATGTATTCCCTATAAACCCTAATACACCACACACGTGGACCGGTTGCCTTGTGAGTTCTTAACTGGCTATTCCCGGTTAACCGTGCCACCACACTCCCTAATTATTCGCAGTTAATCAGTATTACTAAAATGGTTTTACAATACAATCTTAAGTTTTAAACAAACGAAcaaaaaactctttttcttgagcaattttttaatggaaaaacaaattcTAATCAAtactaaacttattttttgttttggtatcaAAAATAGTGGATAACCGGTACAAATACAAGTTTGACGCTTCTTTATTTAagataaatagtaaaaaaacgatcgaaaaaaaagcataaaaatacatttaaacttttagtAATTGGGATGCGTTGGTTCCTTGATATTATGATCTCGGGGTATCTCTTTgtagaattttgttaaatcAAGGAATATTCATATCAATGCCAAAATGAGGTATACTATCAACGCTTGTTCTAAAAAAACGGGGTGGAGAGATGTCGAACAAGTTCGACACACAACAAAGAACCAAAAAGCGTTCAAAGCTTATTACTAACACCGCATCATTTCAAAGCGTTGAGGCATGAGGCGTTGCATGACttctaaaacacaaaaagacCCACACACCGTTAAAGTAGACACCGACAAACACATAACATGCATAGTAGACATCCAGTGTTGGAAGActataaatacattaaaaaaacaacgaAAAGAAGGATGGAGAGCAAAAAATGGTGCCTAGATTCTcatataatttcataattcCATCCTTGACCAAGTTCAGAGCTTTATCAACCAAAGATCGTTTTTGTAAACCAAGTCGTAGTTCTTCTCTGTTTTATTTACATTTCCATCCATTGTTCATATCACTTGTATTAGATATATTAGATTATTAGAGATAGTAATGAtttcattaatcaatatatGCAATTCATTTTTCCATATGTCTatgtcttttcatttttagtagTTACATGAGTAGCTAACTTTTCTATGGGAAGAAAGGATAGATTAAATTGGCTAAagatgtaattattttgtttgacttGCGGTGAAGCTACGCTTAAcacatcaaaatattaagttaGGTGATGGTAGTTAACTGTTCGAAAGAATAAAGTGACATAAAGGCCAATTGAAGATGGAAACCAACTTAGAAATAAGAGCAAACTTATTGCATTTGGTGCATCATTTGCATCTAGAAATAGAGTATTTGTGGCATGAGGCACCAAAAGGATTTATGTCTTTAAAAAGTATTAGAACACATAAGTAATGTCTAGTTTCATTAAAGATCGAAGAAACCCCTCAATCCCATTCAATAGGACCTAATCTAGTTTACACTTCAAATAGCATGAGAGCAAAGTTTAGCCTTACACTTCACTAGCAAAATTTTTCCACTCACCCATCCTCAACTTATTATCTTTAACACCAAGATCTTAGCATGAGAGCAAAGTTTAACCTTGCTGTTTATTAGCAAATTTTTTCCTGTGTTCTACCCTGAATTCACTAGGACCTAATCTAGTTTACACTCCTATTATATTAGAAAAGTTTGTATTGCTAATCACATCAAAGTAGACCATCATATTCACTCACCTCGTACATCACATCTTAGCGCGAACACAAGACAACAATAGTCATTTggattcatatatattttttttatatcgtGGATGTACGGATCAACTTACGAACGGATCAACTTACGAACACCTTAACTAATCTCACAAGATAACCCGCCTAACCCTACAATATTTGGGTGTCAGGTAGGCTATGGattggattttgattttaagttTAGCTATCCCACCCTTCACTCTTGTATAGAAAAAGGATACTTTGTTAGTTCATTGTacaagtaattttaaatttaaattctatattttgtagGTTGGTAATCATTCTCCTCTTAgttatacaaatttaattttagttgtaCACATACTTCTACTTGCATTTTTCATGAGATGGACTAAGttagcttaaacttttaagttgaattgaaataaaattttatttttgagtcAAGATTTTGGTTGCGTCAATCCAAAATGAGATACATAACCTACGTTTTCTACGACTTACCTATTGACtttcttccttcatttttttttctttttttttttgtaattttgagttttcttttaaacggTAAAAACCagaatataaaaattcaaatt
Coding sequences:
- the LOC101211215 gene encoding uncharacterized protein LOC101211215, with amino-acid sequence MTVSASFPVEINSATMVFSPLSSSINPNHHFRFGHSWSRTPQRRRSYCSIPQETNIVEPKHNEDRSRKKHPTKKVIRESSISQEGSPPPLVNALKVSAQQDAARFHFPGHNRGRAGPPSFTQLIGLKPFMHDLPELPELDNLFCPEGPILEAQQQAAKLFGASETWFLVGGTTCGIQAAIMATCSPGDHIILPRNSHVSVISALVLSGAIPKYIMPVYDSNWDIAGVVTPSQIGRAIKDLEVEGQKASAVFVTSPTYHGICSNLSKISQICHVKGIPLIVDEAHGAHFGFQPQLPLSALQQGADLAAQSTHKVLCSLTQSSMLHMSGNLVDRERVCRCLQTLQSSSPSYLLLASLDAARAQLSDNPDKTFNRAIDLAYQAKSKINKISGISILECPMLSNFPAVDPLRLTIGFQQLGISGYEADEILYKNHNIVCELVGNQSITFVINLGTSEDDIERLVSGIEDVSSFASVQRIEGRSKLSVSALFPNVKISLNPRDAFFVKKRRENIKECVGKVCGELICPYPPGIPVMIPGEIISEEVVDYLLHLKGKGASISGASDPKLSSLLVCNV
- the LOC101211466 gene encoding mitochondrial import receptor subunit TOM7-1; the encoded protein is MASKVSLRSKGKSSKSSSKSSEEKSATQAFKEWTTWAVKKAKVVTHYGFIPLVIIIGMNSEPKPQLSQLLSPV